A genomic segment from Desulfurobacterium pacificum encodes:
- a CDS encoding RluA family pseudouridine synthase: MKSFKVTEELNKERLDVVLSEKAEISRSRAKSLIEEGLVSVNDKAVTKPSHKVKVGDIVTYEIPEPEPLEAKPEDIPIDIVYEDKDVLVINKPAGLVVHPAPGHESGTLVNAVLYHCKDLQGINGCLRPGIVHRLDKDTAGLLVVAKNDEAQQSLIEQFKNRTVGRFYRALILGIPKEKKKRIVLPIGRDKFDRKKFSPNTSSPKEAITNYEVIAEFPERNVAEIRCKLETGRTHQIRVHMSHLGYPLLGDKTYGFKPSRIKDEKLKKLIEEANMHMLCAYYLAFDHPRTGKRMEFEIDLPEGYRSVLNYLKGNS, encoded by the coding sequence ATGAAAAGCTTCAAGGTTACGGAAGAACTAAATAAAGAAAGGTTAGATGTTGTTCTATCTGAAAAAGCGGAAATTTCCCGCTCAAGAGCCAAATCTTTAATAGAAGAAGGTCTGGTTTCAGTAAACGATAAAGCAGTAACGAAACCCTCTCACAAGGTTAAAGTCGGCGACATCGTCACCTATGAAATTCCAGAACCAGAGCCTTTAGAAGCAAAACCTGAAGACATACCTATAGATATAGTGTATGAAGATAAAGACGTTCTGGTCATTAACAAACCTGCAGGACTTGTTGTTCACCCAGCCCCAGGACACGAAAGCGGAACTTTAGTTAACGCTGTTCTCTACCACTGCAAAGATTTACAGGGGATAAACGGCTGCCTGCGACCCGGCATCGTTCACAGGTTAGACAAAGATACGGCAGGACTCTTAGTAGTGGCAAAAAACGATGAAGCTCAACAATCACTTATAGAACAGTTTAAAAACAGAACGGTAGGAAGGTTCTACCGCGCCCTAATTTTAGGAATACCAAAAGAGAAGAAAAAGCGAATCGTTCTACCCATTGGAAGAGACAAGTTTGACAGGAAAAAATTCTCTCCAAACACTTCATCACCAAAAGAAGCCATAACTAACTATGAAGTGATAGCAGAGTTTCCTGAACGCAACGTAGCCGAAATTAGATGCAAACTTGAAACCGGAAGAACTCATCAAATTAGAGTTCACATGTCTCACCTGGGATATCCTTTGTTGGGCGATAAAACCTATGGTTTCAAACCTTCAAGAATAAAGGACGAAAAACTCAAAAAACTTATAGAAGAAGCGAACATGCACATGCTCTGCGCTTACTACCTTGCTTTTGACCATCCAAGAACCGGCAAGAGAATGGAATTTGAGATAGACCTTCCTGAAGGTTATAGAAGCGTTTTAAACTACCTTAAAGGTAACTCTTAG